Proteins found in one Carassius auratus strain Wakin chromosome 12, ASM336829v1, whole genome shotgun sequence genomic segment:
- the LOC113111690 gene encoding sterile alpha motif domain-containing protein 3-like isoform X3 gives MELTRMSTANLIKELIQFGIEVTEEERKKFEDNDVDGGTVDIGLTESMISFLFEGSFKKQAKFHRFVQQMKETVTLTLEPVPVESQSRAGASNISPSTAFPAFFEVPKFPFDVQAKLDRKKCRLTSSDRNKIIRTLNPTTEEYVQVAKALTLRYPFLKDKEGNGYHTWHMSLKRKFKFERTPLAAVEEVKRLKQKFGHSKKSLQPEESSCKEITRPLEINAVGEDATSIEGHVKVLQDQYRRTQPETHIVEDRMRRTFAWRRQEITSGMTVEDVVNKYPFLKSPSGLYQEIGFLYKCVQLSRHFREHFGHITSSVLRLAQGKSPLSKLHKEAREESLCEDHLGIDFKAALLMLPALFREKLEHFIVLGESEPSSPYPTVQVQETTDWKTVFTRRVTAVIKVDGIEICQANLCVLYGV, from the exons ATGGAGCTGACTAGAATGTCTACAGCTAACTTAATAAAGGAGTTAATACAATTTGGTATCGAAGTCACtgaagaggagaggaaaaagTTTGAAG ACAATGATGTGGATGGAGGGACTGTTGACATCGGACTGACTGAGTCAATGATTTCATTCCTTTTTGAgggatcatttaaaaaacaagcaaaatttCATCGATTTGTTCAGCAGATGAAGGAGACAGTGACATTAACTCTTGAACCTGTGCCTGTAGAAAGCCAGTCAAGAGCTGGAGCAAG TAATATCAGCCCATCAACAGCTTTCCCTGCATTTTTTGAAGTTCCGAAATTTCCATTTGATGTTCAGGCCAAGTTGGACCGAAAAAAATGCAGACTAACGTCATCAGACCgaaacaaaattattagaacgTT gaATCCAACTACAGAAGAGTATGTTCAAGTGGCTAAGGCCCTGACTCTGAGGTATCCCTTTTTAAAAGACAAAGAGGGCAATGGATAT caCACTTGGCACATGTCTCTGAAACGCAAGTTTAAATTTGAGCGGACACCTTTGGCTGCAGTTGAAGAAGTGAAAAGACTTAAACAGAAGTTTGGTCATTCAAAAAAGTCTCTGCAACCTGAAGAAAGCAGTTGCAAAGAAATTACAAGGCCTTTG GAGATTAATGCTGTTGGAGAGGATGCTACATCAATAGAGGGACATGTGAAAGTCCTGCAGGACCAATATAGAAGGACACAGCCAGAGACTCACATTGTTGAAGATCGAATGAGGAGGACCTTTGCCTGGAGGCGGCAGGAGATTACTAGTGGTATGACTGTTGAAGATGTCGTCAACAAATATCCATTCTTGAAGAGTCCATCAGGG CTTTATCAAGAAATTGGTTTCCTGTATAAATGTGTTCAACTGAGCCGACATTTTCGAGAACATTTTGGACACATTACATCAAGCGTGCTACGGCTCGCTCAAGGGAAATCCCCTCTATCAAAGCTGCACAAAGAAGCTAGAGAAGAATCTCTCTGTGAAGATCATCTTG GAATTGATTTTAAAGCAGCACTTCTCATGTTGCCAGCCTTGTTCAGAGAGAAACTTGAACATTTCATTGTGCTTGGAGAG AGTGAACCATCCTCACCATATCCTACTGTTCAAGTACAGGAGACCACTGACTGGAAAACTGTGTTTACAAGAAGAGTCACTGCAGTCATCAAAGTTGATGGGATCGAAATCTGCCAGGCAAACCTATGCGTTCTTTATGGTGTTTAA
- the LOC113111690 gene encoding sterile alpha motif domain-containing protein 3-like isoform X1, producing the protein MELTRMSTANLIKELIQFGIEVTEEERKKFEDNDVDGGTVDIGLTESMISFLFEGSFKKQAKFHRFVQQMKETVTLTLEPVPVESQSRAGASNISPSTAFPAFFEVPKFPFDVQAKLDRKKCRLTSSDRNKIIRTLYEIMAQYKMNPTTEEYVQVAKALTLRYPFLKDKEGNGYHTWHMSLKRKFKFERTPLAAVEEVKRLKQKFGHSKKSLQPEESSCKEITRPLEINAVGEDATSIEGHVKVLQDQYRRTQPETHIVEDRMRRTFAWRRQEITSGMTVEDVVNKYPFLKSPSGLYQEIGFLYKCVQLSRHFREHFGHITSSVLRLAQGKSPLSKLHKEAREESLCEDHLGIDFKAALLMLPALFREKLEHFIVLGESEPSSPYPTVQVQETTDWKTVFTRRVTAVIKVDGIEICQANLCVLYGV; encoded by the exons ATGGAGCTGACTAGAATGTCTACAGCTAACTTAATAAAGGAGTTAATACAATTTGGTATCGAAGTCACtgaagaggagaggaaaaagTTTGAAG ACAATGATGTGGATGGAGGGACTGTTGACATCGGACTGACTGAGTCAATGATTTCATTCCTTTTTGAgggatcatttaaaaaacaagcaaaatttCATCGATTTGTTCAGCAGATGAAGGAGACAGTGACATTAACTCTTGAACCTGTGCCTGTAGAAAGCCAGTCAAGAGCTGGAGCAAG TAATATCAGCCCATCAACAGCTTTCCCTGCATTTTTTGAAGTTCCGAAATTTCCATTTGATGTTCAGGCCAAGTTGGACCGAAAAAAATGCAGACTAACGTCATCAGACCgaaacaaaattattagaacgTTGTATGAAATCATGGCTCAGtacaaaat gaATCCAACTACAGAAGAGTATGTTCAAGTGGCTAAGGCCCTGACTCTGAGGTATCCCTTTTTAAAAGACAAAGAGGGCAATGGATAT caCACTTGGCACATGTCTCTGAAACGCAAGTTTAAATTTGAGCGGACACCTTTGGCTGCAGTTGAAGAAGTGAAAAGACTTAAACAGAAGTTTGGTCATTCAAAAAAGTCTCTGCAACCTGAAGAAAGCAGTTGCAAAGAAATTACAAGGCCTTTG GAGATTAATGCTGTTGGAGAGGATGCTACATCAATAGAGGGACATGTGAAAGTCCTGCAGGACCAATATAGAAGGACACAGCCAGAGACTCACATTGTTGAAGATCGAATGAGGAGGACCTTTGCCTGGAGGCGGCAGGAGATTACTAGTGGTATGACTGTTGAAGATGTCGTCAACAAATATCCATTCTTGAAGAGTCCATCAGGG CTTTATCAAGAAATTGGTTTCCTGTATAAATGTGTTCAACTGAGCCGACATTTTCGAGAACATTTTGGACACATTACATCAAGCGTGCTACGGCTCGCTCAAGGGAAATCCCCTCTATCAAAGCTGCACAAAGAAGCTAGAGAAGAATCTCTCTGTGAAGATCATCTTG GAATTGATTTTAAAGCAGCACTTCTCATGTTGCCAGCCTTGTTCAGAGAGAAACTTGAACATTTCATTGTGCTTGGAGAG AGTGAACCATCCTCACCATATCCTACTGTTCAAGTACAGGAGACCACTGACTGGAAAACTGTGTTTACAAGAAGAGTCACTGCAGTCATCAAAGTTGATGGGATCGAAATCTGCCAGGCAAACCTATGCGTTCTTTATGGTGTTTAA
- the LOC113111690 gene encoding sterile alpha motif domain-containing protein 3-like isoform X2: MELTRMSTANLIKELIQFGIEVTEEERKKFEDNDVDGGTVDIGLTESMISFLFEGSFKKQAKFHRFVQQMKETVTLTLEPVPVESQSRAGASNISPSTAFPAFFEVPKFPFDVQAKLDRKKCRLTSSDRNKIIRTLYEIMAQYKMNPTTEEYVQVAKALTLRYPFLKDKEGNGYHTWHMSLKRKFKFERTPLAAVEEVKRLKQKFGHSKKSLQPEESSCKEITRPLINAVGEDATSIEGHVKVLQDQYRRTQPETHIVEDRMRRTFAWRRQEITSGMTVEDVVNKYPFLKSPSGLYQEIGFLYKCVQLSRHFREHFGHITSSVLRLAQGKSPLSKLHKEAREESLCEDHLGIDFKAALLMLPALFREKLEHFIVLGESEPSSPYPTVQVQETTDWKTVFTRRVTAVIKVDGIEICQANLCVLYGV; encoded by the exons ATGGAGCTGACTAGAATGTCTACAGCTAACTTAATAAAGGAGTTAATACAATTTGGTATCGAAGTCACtgaagaggagaggaaaaagTTTGAAG ACAATGATGTGGATGGAGGGACTGTTGACATCGGACTGACTGAGTCAATGATTTCATTCCTTTTTGAgggatcatttaaaaaacaagcaaaatttCATCGATTTGTTCAGCAGATGAAGGAGACAGTGACATTAACTCTTGAACCTGTGCCTGTAGAAAGCCAGTCAAGAGCTGGAGCAAG TAATATCAGCCCATCAACAGCTTTCCCTGCATTTTTTGAAGTTCCGAAATTTCCATTTGATGTTCAGGCCAAGTTGGACCGAAAAAAATGCAGACTAACGTCATCAGACCgaaacaaaattattagaacgTTGTATGAAATCATGGCTCAGtacaaaat gaATCCAACTACAGAAGAGTATGTTCAAGTGGCTAAGGCCCTGACTCTGAGGTATCCCTTTTTAAAAGACAAAGAGGGCAATGGATAT caCACTTGGCACATGTCTCTGAAACGCAAGTTTAAATTTGAGCGGACACCTTTGGCTGCAGTTGAAGAAGTGAAAAGACTTAAACAGAAGTTTGGTCATTCAAAAAAGTCTCTGCAACCTGAAGAAAGCAGTTGCAAAGAAATTACAAGGCCTTTG ATTAATGCTGTTGGAGAGGATGCTACATCAATAGAGGGACATGTGAAAGTCCTGCAGGACCAATATAGAAGGACACAGCCAGAGACTCACATTGTTGAAGATCGAATGAGGAGGACCTTTGCCTGGAGGCGGCAGGAGATTACTAGTGGTATGACTGTTGAAGATGTCGTCAACAAATATCCATTCTTGAAGAGTCCATCAGGG CTTTATCAAGAAATTGGTTTCCTGTATAAATGTGTTCAACTGAGCCGACATTTTCGAGAACATTTTGGACACATTACATCAAGCGTGCTACGGCTCGCTCAAGGGAAATCCCCTCTATCAAAGCTGCACAAAGAAGCTAGAGAAGAATCTCTCTGTGAAGATCATCTTG GAATTGATTTTAAAGCAGCACTTCTCATGTTGCCAGCCTTGTTCAGAGAGAAACTTGAACATTTCATTGTGCTTGGAGAG AGTGAACCATCCTCACCATATCCTACTGTTCAAGTACAGGAGACCACTGACTGGAAAACTGTGTTTACAAGAAGAGTCACTGCAGTCATCAAAGTTGATGGGATCGAAATCTGCCAGGCAAACCTATGCGTTCTTTATGGTGTTTAA